A genomic region of Rhizomicrobium sp. contains the following coding sequences:
- a CDS encoding NAD-dependent formate dehydrogenase produces the protein MAKVVCVLYDDPVTGYPKSYARDGLPKIDGYPGGQTLPTPEAIDFKPGTLLGSVSGELGLRKYLESHGHKFVVTSDKDGPDSVFERELVDADIVISQPFWPAYLTAERIAKAKNLKLAITAGIGSDHVDLKAASERGISVVEVTYCNSISVSEHVVMMILGLVRNYIPSYQWVVKGGWNIADCVARSYDVEGMHVGTVAAGRIGLAVLKRLKPFDMHLHYYDRHRLPDAVEKELGLTWHPNVEDMVKVCDVVTINAPLHPETEGLFNDKLLSKMKRGAYLVNTARGKICDRDAIVRALESGQLAGYAGDVWFPQPAPKDHPWRTMPHHGMTPHISGTSLSAQARYAAGTREILECFFEGRPIRDEYLIVQGGKLAGTGAHSYSEGDATKGSEEAAKFKR, from the coding sequence ATGGCGAAGGTTGTTTGCGTTCTCTATGACGATCCGGTCACCGGCTATCCCAAATCCTATGCGCGGGACGGCCTGCCGAAGATAGACGGCTATCCCGGCGGGCAGACGCTGCCGACCCCCGAAGCGATCGATTTCAAGCCGGGCACGCTGCTGGGCAGCGTGTCGGGCGAGCTGGGTCTGCGCAAATATCTCGAATCCCACGGCCACAAATTCGTCGTGACCTCCGACAAGGACGGCCCGGACTCGGTGTTCGAGCGCGAGCTGGTCGATGCCGACATCGTGATCTCGCAGCCCTTCTGGCCGGCCTATCTGACCGCCGAGCGCATCGCCAAGGCCAAGAACCTGAAGCTCGCGATCACCGCCGGCATCGGGTCCGACCACGTCGATCTGAAGGCCGCGAGCGAGCGCGGCATCTCGGTCGTCGAGGTGACCTATTGCAACTCGATCAGCGTCTCCGAGCATGTCGTGATGATGATCCTCGGGCTGGTGCGCAACTACATCCCCTCCTATCAGTGGGTGGTGAAGGGCGGCTGGAACATCGCCGACTGCGTGGCACGCTCCTATGACGTCGAAGGCATGCATGTCGGCACCGTGGCCGCCGGCCGCATCGGCCTGGCCGTGCTGAAGCGGCTTAAGCCCTTCGACATGCACCTGCACTATTACGACCGCCATCGCCTGCCGGATGCGGTCGAGAAGGAACTGGGCCTGACCTGGCATCCCAATGTCGAGGACATGGTGAAGGTGTGCGACGTCGTCACCATCAACGCGCCGCTGCATCCCGAGACCGAGGGCCTGTTCAACGACAAGCTGCTGTCGAAGATGAAGCGCGGCGCCTATCTGGTGAACACGGCACGCGGCAAGATCTGCGACCGCGACGCCATCGTGCGCGCATTGGAAAGCGGCCAGCTCGCCGGCTATGCGGGCGACGTCTGGTTCCCGCAGCCGGCGCCCAAGGATCATCCGTGGCGGACCATGCCGCATCACGGTATGACGCCGCATATCTCCGGCACCTCGCTGTCGGCGCAGGCACGCTACGCGGCGGGCACGCGCGAGATCCTGGAATGCTTCTTCGAGGGTCGTCCGATCCGCGATGAGTACCTGATCGTTCAGGGCGGCAAGCTCGCGGGCACCGGCGCGCATTCCTACAGCGAAGGCGACGCCACCAAGGGTTCCGAAGAAGCCGCCAAGTTCAAACGATAA
- a CDS encoding LysR family transcriptional regulator, whose protein sequence is MLVRHLAYFVTLARERHFARAAEASNVAQPTLSAAIRKLEEDLEARLVIRNHHFVGLTPEGERVLAWGRQILTDYNSLRDDLSRLRKGMVGTLRLGVIPAAMPSVSFVTAKFCKDHPAADVEIQSLNSRTIQRGLDAFELDGGITYLENEPLENVRRIPLYREHYVFVTRREHPLAARRTVTWTEAAAEKLCLLSEDMQNRRIITNLLASIGVAITPPIVSNSFLGIYSHLQHGEWSSIVPHTFSYMFGGMRDLVAIDLVEPVHTQAIGLVLSNREPPSPMSNALLATVLEGDLGFTFSQPREA, encoded by the coding sequence ATGCTTGTCCGCCATCTTGCCTATTTCGTGACCCTGGCGCGGGAGCGCCACTTCGCGCGCGCCGCGGAGGCCAGCAACGTGGCGCAGCCGACGCTGTCCGCCGCGATCCGCAAGCTGGAAGAGGACCTCGAGGCCCGCCTCGTGATCCGCAATCACCACTTCGTCGGATTGACGCCGGAGGGCGAGCGGGTGCTCGCCTGGGGCCGGCAGATTCTCACCGACTACAACAGCCTGCGCGACGACCTCTCGCGCCTGCGCAAGGGCATGGTCGGCACGCTGCGGCTCGGCGTCATCCCGGCCGCCATGCCCTCGGTGTCGTTCGTCACGGCGAAGTTCTGCAAGGACCATCCGGCCGCGGACGTCGAAATCCAGTCGCTGAACTCGCGCACCATCCAGCGCGGCCTCGACGCATTCGAGCTCGACGGCGGCATCACCTATCTGGAGAACGAGCCGCTGGAGAATGTCCGCCGCATTCCGCTTTACCGCGAGCATTACGTGTTCGTGACGCGGCGCGAGCATCCGCTGGCGGCGCGCCGCACCGTCACCTGGACCGAGGCCGCCGCCGAGAAGCTCTGCCTTCTCAGCGAGGACATGCAGAACCGGCGCATCATCACCAATCTTCTCGCCTCCATCGGCGTGGCGATAACGCCGCCGATCGTCAGCAATTCCTTTCTCGGCATCTATTCGCACCTCCAGCACGGCGAATGGTCGAGCATCGTGCCGCACACCTTCTCCTACATGTTCGGCGGCATGCGCGATCTGGTGGCCATCGACCTGGTCGAGCCGGTGCACACGCAAGCCATCGGGCTGGTGCTCTCCAACCGGGAGCCGCCGTCGCCGATGTCGAACGCGCTGCTCGCCACGGTGCTGGAAGGCGATCTCGGCTTCACCTTCTCGCAACCGCGAGAAGCTTGA